The segment GGATGATAAATTATCAATTCAGGTTCAGCTAATTGAAAACGAATCCCTAAACGGGGACTTACCCAATTATCTATTTCTTCAATGACTTCTAATTTTTCCTCATTTCTTAATAACCCACTTAACTCATTTTTCTCAGGATCATAAATATAATATTCTTCTACTCCATGATGCTCATAAAATAGCAATTTTCTATTCATTTCTGTTTGAGTATTTCCTGGGGAAAGAATTTCAAAGACGACTTGAGGGGCAATATTCTCTTCTTTCCATTGTTGATAGGAACCTCTCTCACCTTTGGGACGACCAAAGACGACCATAATATCAGGAGCTTGTCTTTTTTTGTTATTATTTTCTATTGGATACCAGAGTAAATCTCCTGCGACAAACACCTGTTCATCTTTAGCAAATAACCAGTCTAAATTCGCTTTAATAGTCATAATCCAACGAAATTGAACCGTATTATCTGCCATAGGATTTCCATCTCTTTCGGGATAGATAATTTCTGCTTTAGGGGGGCTGTCTAATTGAGAAATCATAGAATTAATGTGAAGTATTTAACCAGCTTGATTCGATTGTAACATCAACACTAAAATTCTCGTATCAATTCTTCAAAATCTGATCACAATGTTGTAGGAGTCAACGGCCGTTGACCCCTACTAAGATGTGTATCTTCAATTTAGAGAATAGGTATAACTTAAATGGCAGAAACTAACACAGGCTCTTCTAAAATATGAACAATTACCTCATGTTGTTGATTTAAGCCAACTTTGATAGTGTCTCCATCATGAACTTTTCCTGATAAAATAGCCTCAGCTAAACTATCTTCTAAAAGTCTCATAATAGCACGGCGTAACGGTCTTGCACCATAGCTAGGATCATAACCTTCACTAACAACCCGTTCCTTGAATCCATCGGTAACAGTTAACGTGATTTGGCGTTGTTCTTGTAACTGTTTAGACACTTGCTGGAGCAAAAGATCAGCAATTTCTGTTACTTCGGGTTTGGTTAATTGACGGAAGACGATAATATCATCAAGACGGTTTAAAAATTCAGGGCGGAAATATTGTTTAAGTTCATTATTAACTAAGTCCCGCAGTCTTTGATATTGTGCTTCAAAATGATCGCTACTGCTTTCAAACCCAAACCCACTACCACCTTTTTCTATCACTTTAGACCCAATATTAGAGGTCATAATCACCAAAGTGTTATTAAAGTTGACGGTGCGACCTTTAGCGTCTGTTAAGCGGCCATCTTCTAACAATTGCAACAGCAAATTAAAGATATCGGGATGGGCTTTTTCAATCTCATCAAAGAGAATCACACTGTAGGGTTTACGGCGCACAGCTTCGGTTAATTGTCCCCCTTCTTCGTACCCAATAAATCCAGGGGGGGAACCAATTAATTTAGACACCGTATGGGGTTCCATAAACTCAGACATATCTAAGCGAATCATCGCCTCTTCAGAGCCAAATAAATACCGCGCTAAGGCTTTGGTTAATTCGGTTTTACCGACCCCAGTGGGACCCGCAAAAATGAAACTAGCTACGGGACGATGGGGATTTTTTAAGCCCACTCTGGCGCGACGGACAGCACGAGAAACCGCTTTAACGGCTTCTTCTTGACCGATAATGGATTCGTGTAACTGAGCTTCTAAATGTAACAACGATTCCGACTCAGTTTCGCTGAGTTTATTAATAGGAATACCTGTCCAAGCAGTGACAATTTGGGCGATATCTTCGGCATCGACGACAGGAACTAATGAGTCAGGATTAATGACTAGAGATTGGCTATTATTGTCGCCACTGGTAGTTACTTTTGTTTGTAAAGAATGCCGTAAATGAATGCGAGATCCCGCTTCATCAATGAGGTCAATGGCCTTATCAGGAAGGAAGCGATCGCTAATATAACGGTCTGCTAAAGTGGCTGCTGCTTCTAGGGCGCAATCTTCAAACTTGACTTTATGATAGGCTTCGTATTCTTTGCGTAACCCGTAAAGAATTTCGATGGTTTCTGTCACAGAAGGTTCTCCTACCATGACGGGTTGAAAACGCCGTTCTAAGGCTGCATCTCGTTCAATATACTGACGATATTCATCGAGGGTTGTCGTCCCTAAACATTGTAATTCCCCCCTGGCTAAAGCGGGTTTAAGGAGGTTGGCAGCATCCAACACCCCACCTAGGGCTCCCGCACCGACAAGGGTATGAATTTCATCGATGACGAGGATGATATTTCCTGCTTGACGCACCTCTTCGACGATCGCTTTGAGTCTTTCTTCAAATTCTCCCCGAAAACGGGTTCCAGCGACCAATAAGGTCATATCTAGGGCGATAACTTGTTTATCTTGCAGGGTTTCTGGGAGATCTTTGTTGACGATGCGTTGGGCAAGTCCTTCTGCGATCGCGGTTTTCCCGACTCCAGGTTCTCCGATCAACACAGGGTTATTTTTGGTACGACGGCCGAGAATTTGGATGACTCGTTCGAGTTCTTGGTTCCGTCCCACCATAGGGTCGAGTTTTCCTTCTTTTGCTCGTTGAGTTAGGTTAATCCCGAAATCTTGTAAACGAGTTTGCGTTCGTGGTGGAGAGTCAAAAATGGACTCATTCCCTCTAGCAGCTACGGTTACGGGTTCTTGTTCGGCTATCTTTTTCAGTAGACTGATGCGAAGTTGAGAGGGCTCGACTCCCTGTAAATTGAGGACTTTGGCTGCGACGGTGTTGGAGTCTGAGATCAACGCTAAGAGGATGTGTTCGGGGTTGACGTAGCGATCGCCTTCTTGACGCGAGTTATTAAAAGCTTGTTCGAGTATTCGTTTAACAATGGGGGTAAAGGGAATGTTCGCGGGACTAAATCCCCCTCCTTTGCCTCTAATTTGGTCGATGGTGTATCTTGTTTGTGCTAGGGTCAGGCCAAACTCTTCTAAAACCATTGATGTGATTGAGGTTCCTTCCCCTATTAACCCCAAGAGGAGGTGTTCGGTTCCTACCAAGTTTTGTCCCGTGCGGCGGGCTTCCTCTTGGGATAACATGATAGCTTTGATGGCTTTGTCGGTGAAGTATTCAAACATGATCGGCAGGGGGTTGGGCTTGTTACATTTCTTCATCTACCCATACTGTACCCCTTTTCACAACTGTTGGCAGTGAGGAAAGCCGTAATCTAAACATTACGGATAATCAAGATACTTTAGGAAGTCTTCTGATTGGCATTAGCCAGACTTTGCTAGAGTGAAATTTAGTTAGTTTTAGGAAGCTCAATGACGCTAGACAATCAATGTAAATGCCATCAATCTTTAAAATTTTCTATTAGGATGGCCTTTCAGCCGATCATCGATGTTCAAGATAAGGTAATTTTCTCCTATGAAGCACTGGTAAGAGGAGAAGAAGGACAAGAAGCTAACTATGTTTTATCTAAAGTAACGAACGATAACAAATATAGTTTCGATCAACAGTGTCGAATTACCGCCATAGAAGCTATTGCCAAGCTTAATCGTTCAGCGACTGTTAATATTAATTTTTTGCCCAATGCTATCTATGAACCAGAAACTTGTTTAGCGCGGGTACTAGAGGTAGCAAAAACCGTGAGTTTTCCCCATGATCAAATTATCTTTGAAGTCACTGAACACGAAAAAATCACGAATCATTCCCTATTAAAAAACATATTCACAACTTATCGTCGTATGGGTTTTCGTACAGCAATCGATGATTTTGGCGAAGGTTTTGCGGGTTTGAATCTGCTAGCTGATTTTCAACCTGATTTCTTAAAATTAGATATGAAATTGATCCAAGGCATTAGTCAAAACTCTGTCAAACAGGCGATTTTATCGGGTATTCAAATTACGTCAGAAAAATTGGGTATTAAACTTATTGCTGAAGGAATTGAAACCCGTGATGATTATTTGTTTTTGATGGATAACGGTATTCGTTATATGCAGGGATATTACTTTGCTAAACCTGCCTTAGAAATGCTTCCAGAGATAGCAGAATACATCCTATAATTTAGATTTAGCTGACGGTTTTTTGACTCATAATCGAGAAATCATCTCTTCTAAAACCGTCTGTAATTCTTGGGTTAAATTAGCTACTGCTTGACGACGACTAGCTTTATAATCCGTCAACCGATCAGAGACAGAAAGCGGGTTTCCGATAGTCATTGTTACCGTTTGTTTGCCAATTTGAGGACGAAAGAAAGGATTATTTCCTTGGATTCTTGCGACTAAATCCCATAGTAATAAGGTTGTTTCAGCAAACCTTTCTGCACTGGGTTTCTCTTTGACATAATAACCCGTAACCGCGACAAAAGATTCAACAATTCTCATGTGCCACATTCTCAGAGTCGCTTCTTCTGCAATGCGATCACCTAATGTTTTTTCTACCAATGACACCTGATTTCCTTCTTTAAAATCTTCTCGATAAATACAATCCCATCCAGCCTGTTCTAAACGACGACAACGATTAATAAAATTGCCTTTTGGTTGCAAATTAAAATAAGATTCAGCTACTTCTAAAGCTACATTCATTAAATTTGGTAGTCTTTCTGATAAGTCTTTATTTGAATCATCTGGTAAGGGTTTATGATAAAATTTCTGATAGAAATCTTCCATTAATCCTAACAGTTTTTCTCCTAATTGATAAAGTCTCTGATAGAGAACTTTTTCGTCAGTAATTAACTGTTGATTATTGTCTTTTTCTGTGATGACTCCGGTATCAATTTCTAATTGAGTTAATAACTTAGATATCTCTTCCCACGGAGGTGTAACATAGTGATATTGAATGCCAATCGGAACAATAAAAACCGTTTCATTGCGATTCGCTTTTTGTAAATCTTCTACACACCAAAACCCTAATTGAGCAATACCCGGTTCTAAGGGACTAACAATCTCATTATGACCGTTTGTTGCCCCTTCTGGAGCAGCCGCTAAAGGAAATTGACTATTCACTAATAAATCTCTCGCAGACCGTAAACCAGCTATGTCTAATTTTCCCCGTTGAATCGGGGTTCCTCCTAATTTAGCGTATAGCCAACCTACCGTAGAACCTGCCCAAAGGGGGATTCCTCGATCATACATAAAATGAGCATGAATTAGACCATTGAGAGGAATATTTTTTTGTTTTGCTACTTGGGGAAGGAGTTTCCAGATTAAATATCCCATACAATAGGGATCATTGACACTTGGATGACGAAAAGCCAATAAAATACGGACTTTTTTTTGTTGAAATTGTTGGTAAAGATCCGCTAAAATCTCGACATTCTTAGCTTGGATTTCAGTGATATTAGTTTGCCATTGTAGCCAAAACGGCAAGATTTGTTGACATCCCCGTAATATCCAAGGATTCAAGGCAGGAGGAATAAATTCGAGAGGGGGTTGGGCAGACATTAATGATTCACTCATGACTAAAATTATTCTTGAAAATAGTCTACTTTAACTAATAACATAAAAATCCTAAACTTCCTAATACAATGATTGTAGGATACGTTCCCAAGACATCTCATTCATCCCTAAAATCTATGATTTTTTTCCACTGAAATCTTCAAGAACCCTTGACAAATGCAAAAAAATCGTTAAGATAGCCCTATCTTGATTAATTCTCTACTTGCCTATTGGCCACAAAGCGGTTAAAATAGCCATTAATTTTTGTAAATAATCACACCTTCAGTCCTAGCTCCTGGGACATAGAAGGTTATCACTAAAAAAGCAGTTCAATGAGGGAAACCTAATCATGCACCAACTCAAACAATATTGGGTTGCTGAGGCACTCGAAAAGGACTTGGGAAACCCATTTAACCCAGATAGTACCATGTCTTTCAAACGAGTCGTTGAAATCGATGAGAGCGAGGAATTTCCTCATCAAGAGATCGAATGGCTCTACAATTGGAAACTGCAACATTACTATGTTCCGGCGGAGTGTGGTGGGGAATTTACCTCATTTGAGGAATTTGTATCTTTTGTTCGTGTCCTATGTCGTCGAGATCAAACCATAGGAATTGCCTTTACAACGCTATTTTGGTCGTTTATTACCTGGATGACAGGAACCCCAGAACAAAAGCAAAAATTAGCCCATTACATTAAAAATGAAAATGGGACGATGTGTTTGGGCTATTCCGAAAAAGAGCACGGTAGTGATCTGATTGGGGGAGAATTAACGGCAACAAAAGTCCCTGGGGGTTATCTTCTCAATGGAGAAAAATGGCCAATTAATCGGGCAACTCTTTCAGGAATGCCTTATATTTTAGCTAAAACCGATCCCAACGGGGGACCAAAATGTTTAACCCTATTTACGGTCGATAAACGAGAATTAAATCCCGATAATTATTACAATTTACCCAAAATTTTAACCCACGGTATTCGCGCTTCTGATATGAGTGGTATCGGGTTCAAAGATTGTTTCGTGCCTGATTCCATGAGACTAAAAGAAGAAGGCGACGGCTTAGAAATCGCCTTAAAGGGCTTTCAAATTACCCGAACCCTTTGCGCGTCGTTTTCATTAGGAGCAGCCGATACAGCCTTAAGAACTACCTTAAATTTTGCGTTAAATCGTATTGTTTATGGTAAAACTGTTTTTGATCTTCCTCAACCGCGTAAAACCCTAGTCGATGCCTTTTTAGACATACTTATCTGTGACTGTGAAACCATCAGTTCTGCGCGGGGTTTTCATGTCATTCCTGAACAATTTAGTGTTTGGGCTTCTGTGGTTAAATACTTTGTGACAACTCAGCTAGAAACCATGATAAACAATGTTTATGTGGTACTAGGTTCTCGGTTTTATATGCGCGAAGAACACGACTCCGGTATTTTTCAAAAAGTACTACGCGATAACTCGATTATTAGTATGTTTGATGGCAGTACCGTTGTTAATTTACACGCATTAATTTTACAACTGCGTCAACTCACAAAAGTCCGTTCTCGTCGCACTCAAAAAACCATCACAGAAACTCAAGAACGACTAGAAATTATCTTTTCGTTAGAAAAATCCGTCCCTACTTTTGATCCAACTAAGCTAGAATTATTTGGACGGGGAATGGATGATCCTTTACAAGGCCTGGAAATTTCTCTACATCACTTAGAAACGTTACAAGAAACGGGTGAAGTTAAACAAGAGGTGTTAGAAAAACTTTTGTTTTTGGGCAGTCTTATCTTAGAGGAATTAGACGCTCACGATGACCTGATTGCTAATTCTAAATTTGAATACGGTCATGAACAATCACCAGAGTTGTTTGAAATTGCCCGAAAATACTGTACACTCCATGCAGCAGCTTGTTGTCTCCATACCTGGGTTTATAATCGAAATACCCTAGGGGAATTTTTCGCTCAAGGGGAATGGTTAGTGCTAAGTTTACACCGACTATTGCGGACATTGCGTCCCATGCCCTATTTTATTTCTGAGGCATATATCGAACATACTGCTGAAGAATTGCTGAAAC is part of the Rippkaea orientalis PCC 8801 genome and harbors:
- a CDS encoding 1-acyl-sn-glycerol-3-phosphate acyltransferase, giving the protein MSESLMSAQPPLEFIPPALNPWILRGCQQILPFWLQWQTNITEIQAKNVEILADLYQQFQQKKVRILLAFRHPSVNDPYCMGYLIWKLLPQVAKQKNIPLNGLIHAHFMYDRGIPLWAGSTVGWLYAKLGGTPIQRGKLDIAGLRSARDLLVNSQFPLAAAPEGATNGHNEIVSPLEPGIAQLGFWCVEDLQKANRNETVFIVPIGIQYHYVTPPWEEISKLLTQLEIDTGVITEKDNNQQLITDEKVLYQRLYQLGEKLLGLMEDFYQKFYHKPLPDDSNKDLSERLPNLMNVALEVAESYFNLQPKGNFINRCRRLEQAGWDCIYREDFKEGNQVSLVEKTLGDRIAEEATLRMWHMRIVESFVAVTGYYVKEKPSAERFAETTLLLWDLVARIQGNNPFFRPQIGKQTVTMTIGNPLSVSDRLTDYKASRRQAVANLTQELQTVLEEMISRL
- a CDS encoding EAL domain-containing protein; translation: MTLDNQCKCHQSLKFSIRMAFQPIIDVQDKVIFSYEALVRGEEGQEANYVLSKVTNDNKYSFDQQCRITAIEAIAKLNRSATVNINFLPNAIYEPETCLARVLEVAKTVSFPHDQIIFEVTEHEKITNHSLLKNIFTTYRRMGFRTAIDDFGEGFAGLNLLADFQPDFLKLDMKLIQGISQNSVKQAILSGIQITSEKLGIKLIAEGIETRDDYLFLMDNGIRYMQGYYFAKPALEMLPEIAEYIL
- a CDS encoding acyl-CoA dehydrogenase, which translates into the protein MHQLKQYWVAEALEKDLGNPFNPDSTMSFKRVVEIDESEEFPHQEIEWLYNWKLQHYYVPAECGGEFTSFEEFVSFVRVLCRRDQTIGIAFTTLFWSFITWMTGTPEQKQKLAHYIKNENGTMCLGYSEKEHGSDLIGGELTATKVPGGYLLNGEKWPINRATLSGMPYILAKTDPNGGPKCLTLFTVDKRELNPDNYYNLPKILTHGIRASDMSGIGFKDCFVPDSMRLKEEGDGLEIALKGFQITRTLCASFSLGAADTALRTTLNFALNRIVYGKTVFDLPQPRKTLVDAFLDILICDCETISSARGFHVIPEQFSVWASVVKYFVTTQLETMINNVYVVLGSRFYMREEHDSGIFQKVLRDNSIISMFDGSTVVNLHALILQLRQLTKVRSRRTQKTITETQERLEIIFSLEKSVPTFDPTKLELFGRGMDDPLQGLEISLHHLETLQETGEVKQEVLEKLLFLGSLILEELDAHDDLIANSKFEYGHEQSPELFEIARKYCTLHAAACCLHTWVYNRNTLGEFFAQGEWLVLSLHRLLRTLRPMPYFISEAYIEHTAEELLKLYQEDKLFSIVPFQLAQSPLKKEDISYATSGLQLQA
- a CDS encoding Uma2 family endonuclease, with the translated sequence MISQLDSPPKAEIIYPERDGNPMADNTVQFRWIMTIKANLDWLFAKDEQVFVAGDLLWYPIENNNKKRQAPDIMVVFGRPKGERGSYQQWKEENIAPQVVFEILSPGNTQTEMNRKLLFYEHHGVEEYYIYDPEKNELSGLLRNEEKLEVIEEIDNWVSPRLGIRFQLAEPELIIYHPNGQPFSSYTEEKEKAEQERQRAEQEHQRAEQEHQRAEKLAEQLRKLGINPE
- a CDS encoding ATP-dependent Clp protease ATP-binding subunit; translation: MFEYFTDKAIKAIMLSQEEARRTGQNLVGTEHLLLGLIGEGTSITSMVLEEFGLTLAQTRYTIDQIRGKGGGFSPANIPFTPIVKRILEQAFNNSRQEGDRYVNPEHILLALISDSNTVAAKVLNLQGVEPSQLRISLLKKIAEQEPVTVAARGNESIFDSPPRTQTRLQDFGINLTQRAKEGKLDPMVGRNQELERVIQILGRRTKNNPVLIGEPGVGKTAIAEGLAQRIVNKDLPETLQDKQVIALDMTLLVAGTRFRGEFEERLKAIVEEVRQAGNIILVIDEIHTLVGAGALGGVLDAANLLKPALARGELQCLGTTTLDEYRQYIERDAALERRFQPVMVGEPSVTETIEILYGLRKEYEAYHKVKFEDCALEAAATLADRYISDRFLPDKAIDLIDEAGSRIHLRHSLQTKVTTSGDNNSQSLVINPDSLVPVVDAEDIAQIVTAWTGIPINKLSETESESLLHLEAQLHESIIGQEEAVKAVSRAVRRARVGLKNPHRPVASFIFAGPTGVGKTELTKALARYLFGSEEAMIRLDMSEFMEPHTVSKLIGSPPGFIGYEEGGQLTEAVRRKPYSVILFDEIEKAHPDIFNLLLQLLEDGRLTDAKGRTVNFNNTLVIMTSNIGSKVIEKGGSGFGFESSSDHFEAQYQRLRDLVNNELKQYFRPEFLNRLDDIIVFRQLTKPEVTEIADLLLQQVSKQLQEQRQITLTVTDGFKERVVSEGYDPSYGARPLRRAIMRLLEDSLAEAILSGKVHDGDTIKVGLNQQHEVIVHILEEPVLVSAI